The Chromatiales bacterium 21-64-14 genome includes a region encoding these proteins:
- a CDS encoding short-chain dehydrogenase, translating to MPTVFITGANRGLGLEFARQFAVDGWRVLATCRAPERAADLARLAARQSEITVHGLDVADHRAIDALAHRLSDVSVDLLLSNAGISGDSGDSGDRGLGHLDYGEWTRTFQINTMAAARLAESFGDHLARSERRLMVALTSLMGSMGDNSSGGSYLYRSSKAALNAVMKSLSIDLRPRGIGVLILHPGWVRTDMGGPDGLITPQQSVAGMRAIIDRYTPADSGRFLNYDGSALPW from the coding sequence ATGCCAACCGTGTTCATCACCGGCGCAAACCGCGGCCTCGGACTGGAATTCGCCCGGCAGTTCGCCGTCGACGGCTGGCGCGTGCTCGCCACGTGCCGCGCACCGGAACGCGCGGCCGACCTCGCGCGGCTGGCCGCGCGACAATCTGAAATCACGGTCCACGGGCTGGACGTCGCGGACCACCGGGCCATCGACGCCCTCGCCCACCGGTTGAGCGACGTGTCCGTCGACCTGCTACTCAGCAACGCCGGGATTTCCGGCGATTCCGGCGACTCCGGCGACCGCGGATTGGGACACCTGGACTACGGGGAGTGGACCCGTACGTTTCAAATCAACACCATGGCCGCTGCGCGGCTCGCGGAGTCCTTCGGGGATCACCTGGCACGCAGCGAGCGCCGCCTCATGGTCGCGCTCACCAGCCTGATGGGTTCTATGGGCGACAATAGCAGCGGCGGCAGCTATTTGTACCGTTCCAGCAAGGCGGCGCTGAACGCGGTGATGAAGAGCCTGTCCATCGATCTGCGGCCGCGGGGAATCGGGGTACTGATCTTGCACCCGGGCTGGGTCAGAACCGATATGGGCGGGCCCGACGGACTGATCACGCCGCAGCAGAGTGTGGCCGGCATGCGCGCCATAATCGATCGCTATACCCCCGCGGACTCCGGCCGGTTCCTCAACTACGACGGGTCCGCGCTCCCGTGGTAA
- a CDS encoding undecaprenyl-diphosphatase, which yields MDSAHILLFAVMQGVTELFPISSLGHGVLLTTLLHWNLNRHNPDFLPFLVVLHLGTAGALFLFFWRDWMRLFSGLADARGRATNPEARLFWLLVVATIPAGLLGLALEKKLRLLFSNVTVVAVFLALNGLVLLAGDRLKRRETTQRLDHLSWGQALLIGCAQSLALIPGMSRSGVTLVAGLANGLDYGGSARFSFLMATPIIGAAGLLEVPKLFAARAHMDIGLVFLAGLVAGGFAYASTWVLMRYFNRNEVQALRPFAYYCMAAGAGALFWHLGL from the coding sequence ATCGACTCCGCCCATATCCTGCTCTTCGCCGTCATGCAGGGCGTCACCGAACTCTTTCCCATCAGCAGCCTCGGACATGGCGTACTGCTCACCACCCTCCTGCACTGGAATCTGAACCGGCACAACCCGGACTTCCTGCCGTTCCTTGTAGTGCTGCATCTGGGGACCGCCGGCGCCTTGTTCCTGTTCTTCTGGCGCGACTGGATGCGGCTGTTCTCGGGGCTCGCGGACGCCCGGGGCCGGGCCACCAACCCCGAGGCGCGGCTGTTCTGGCTGCTGGTGGTAGCCACGATCCCCGCGGGCCTGTTGGGACTTGCGCTGGAAAAGAAGCTCCGGCTGTTGTTCTCCAACGTCACCGTGGTCGCGGTATTTCTCGCGCTGAATGGCTTGGTCCTGTTGGCCGGTGACCGACTCAAGCGCCGCGAGACCACCCAACGGCTGGACCACCTGTCCTGGGGCCAGGCACTGTTGATCGGCTGCGCCCAGTCCCTGGCGCTGATCCCGGGAATGTCGCGTTCCGGAGTCACCCTGGTGGCGGGGCTCGCCAATGGCCTGGACTACGGCGGATCCGCGCGCTTCTCGTTCCTGATGGCCACACCGATCATTGGGGCCGCGGGCCTGCTGGAGGTGCCGAAGCTGTTCGCGGCACGCGCCCATATGGACATCGGGCTGGTGTTCCTCGCCGGGCTGGTAGCCGGCGGGTTCGCCTACGCCAGCACCTGGGTACTGATGCGTTACTTCAACCGCAACGAGGTGCAGGCATTGCGCCCGTTCGCCTATTACTGCATGGCGGCGGGAGCCGGCGCGCTGTTCTGGCATCTGGGGCTCTGA
- a CDS encoding carboxymethylenebutenolidase: MNNTVEAVRLDIGGGLQGVYARPGSAGPHPALLIFTEAYGLNTHFEQLVRRLAAAGYCTLVPDLYRGDVYDYSDVDSARARLRLLRDAAAMEDTGRALDFLAARKEVDQARIAVLGFCMGGRLAFLAHGTYPTRLRAAACFYGGGIAPERDPLDRPALLDQAPRMQGPLLLIYGAEDGSIAPEEHGRVATALSAAGRRYTLAVFPEAGHGFFCDARPSYRPAPAAEAWTLLLEFLSHALNTSQ, encoded by the coding sequence GTGAACAATACGGTAGAGGCCGTAAGGCTGGACATCGGTGGCGGACTGCAGGGCGTCTACGCCCGTCCGGGATCCGCAGGACCACACCCCGCCCTGCTGATTTTCACGGAGGCATACGGACTCAACACCCACTTCGAGCAGCTCGTGCGACGCCTTGCCGCGGCCGGTTACTGCACGCTGGTGCCCGATCTCTACCGGGGCGACGTGTACGACTACAGCGACGTCGACAGCGCCCGTGCCCGGTTGCGCCTGCTCCGTGACGCTGCGGCCATGGAGGACACGGGCCGGGCCTTGGACTTCCTGGCGGCACGCAAGGAGGTGGACCAGGCGCGCATCGCAGTGCTCGGGTTCTGCATGGGCGGGCGGCTGGCGTTCCTCGCCCACGGCACCTATCCCACCCGGCTGCGGGCCGCGGCCTGCTTCTACGGCGGCGGCATCGCCCCGGAGCGGGATCCCCTGGATCGCCCCGCGCTGCTGGATCAAGCGCCACGGATGCAGGGCCCGCTGCTGCTGATCTATGGTGCCGAGGACGGATCGATCGCTCCAGAGGAGCACGGACGGGTCGCCACCGCCCTCAGTGCAGCGGGCAGACGCTATACCCTGGCGGTGTTCCCCGAGGCGGGGCACGGCTTTTTCTGCGATGCGCGGCCCAGTTACCGTCCGGCTCCGGCCGCCGAGGCGTGGACGCTTCTGCTCGAGTTCCTGTCCCACGCCCTCAACACCAGCCAGTGA
- a CDS encoding stress response serine/threonine protein kinase YihE — MTEDDEKTPYAQLGPDQILDAVEGAGYPCDGHLLALNSYENRVYQVGLDGAVPVVVKFYRPGRWSDDAILEEHRFTLELAELEIPVVAPIVDPEGVTLHRHGPFRFALYPRRGGRAPDLEDPGQLEQLGRFVARIHGLGAVQPYRHRPSVDVENFGVESYQYLLESGFIPHDLELAYRSLAEDLIVRIRACYARAGAVARIRLHGDCHPGNILWTDDGPHIVDFDDARTGPAVQDLWMFLSGDRAFMTARLADLMEGYTEFHSFDPRELHLIEALRTLRMLHYAAWIGRRWDDPAFPRAFPWFAGGRYWEEHILSLREQAALMDEPPPVWS, encoded by the coding sequence ATGACCGAGGACGATGAGAAGACCCCCTACGCCCAGCTCGGCCCGGACCAGATCCTGGATGCGGTGGAGGGGGCTGGCTATCCCTGTGACGGACACCTCCTCGCCCTCAACAGCTACGAAAACCGGGTCTACCAGGTGGGTCTCGACGGCGCGGTGCCGGTGGTGGTGAAGTTCTACCGCCCCGGCCGCTGGAGCGACGATGCGATCCTGGAGGAACACCGCTTTACGCTGGAGCTGGCGGAGTTGGAGATCCCGGTAGTCGCTCCCATCGTGGATCCGGAGGGCGTTACGCTGCACCGTCACGGGCCGTTCCGCTTTGCCCTCTATCCGCGGCGCGGGGGCCGGGCCCCGGACTTGGAAGACCCGGGGCAGCTGGAGCAGCTCGGCCGCTTCGTGGCCCGGATCCACGGCCTTGGGGCCGTGCAACCCTATCGCCACCGGCCGTCGGTGGACGTGGAGAACTTCGGCGTCGAGTCCTACCAATACCTGTTGGAGAGTGGATTTATCCCGCACGACCTGGAGTTGGCCTACCGCAGCCTCGCGGAGGACCTGATCGTCCGGATCCGGGCCTGCTATGCGCGCGCCGGCGCGGTGGCGCGGATCCGCCTGCATGGCGATTGCCACCCGGGCAATATCCTGTGGACCGATGATGGCCCCCATATCGTGGATTTCGACGACGCGCGTACCGGACCCGCGGTGCAGGACCTGTGGATGTTCCTGTCCGGGGATCGCGCGTTCATGACCGCGCGGCTCGCGGACCTGATGGAGGGCTACACCGAATTTCATTCGTTTGATCCCAGGGAACTCCACCTGATCGAGGCCCTGCGCACCCTGCGGATGCTCCACTATGCGGCCTGGATTGGACGGCGCTGGGACGATCCGGCGTTTCCCCGCGCGTTCCCGTGGTTCGCCGGTGGCCGCTACTGGGAAGAGCACATCCTGTCCCTGCGTGAGCAGGCCGCGCTCATGGACGAGCCACCGCCGGTCTGGTCGTGA
- a CDS encoding single-stranded DNA-binding protein, protein MDLVIVARRLGTEVAKLRFAAPVTHVYNPLEYAWRPHQEYLRRYGSGSREVVLVGMNPGPWGMAQTGVPFGDVELVRGWLGIEAPVTQPRKSHPKRPVTGFACPRGEVSGRRLWGWARDTFDTPRRFFARFLVINYCPLCFMEDTGRNRTPDKLSAAERERLFAACDAALVATVRCLRPRHVLGIGRFAEGRIRAALADADIRIGAVPHPSPASPSANRGWARQMDAALQRLGIQLP, encoded by the coding sequence TTGGATCTGGTCATCGTTGCACGCCGGCTAGGCACCGAAGTGGCGAAACTGCGGTTCGCGGCACCGGTGACCCACGTATACAATCCGCTGGAATACGCTTGGCGTCCGCACCAGGAGTACCTGCGCCGCTACGGCAGCGGGAGCCGTGAGGTGGTGCTGGTCGGGATGAATCCGGGACCCTGGGGCATGGCCCAGACCGGTGTCCCGTTCGGGGACGTGGAACTGGTGCGCGGATGGCTCGGCATCGAGGCCCCGGTGACCCAGCCGCGCAAATCGCACCCCAAGCGCCCGGTGACCGGCTTTGCCTGTCCGCGCGGCGAGGTGAGCGGGCGGCGCCTGTGGGGTTGGGCGCGTGACACCTTCGATACACCACGCCGGTTCTTCGCGCGATTCCTGGTAATCAACTACTGCCCGCTGTGCTTCATGGAAGACACCGGTCGCAACCGCACCCCGGACAAGTTGTCGGCCGCGGAGCGCGAACGGCTGTTCGCGGCCTGCGACGCCGCGCTGGTGGCAACCGTGCGTTGCCTGCGGCCGCGCCACGTCCTGGGGATCGGCCGCTTCGCGGAGGGCCGGATCCGCGCCGCCTTGGCGGATGCGGACATCCGGATCGGTGCGGTCCCCCACCCCAGCCCGGCCAGTCCCAGCGCCAACCGGGGCTGGGCGCGCCAGATGGACGCCGCGCTGCAGCGGCTGGGCATCCAGCTGCCCTGA
- a CDS encoding alcohol dehydrogenase, whose product MAIMKAAQISGPGADFELVERPVPEPGPGQVRVKVEACGICHSDMFVKDGLFPGIEYPRIPGHEVAGTIDALGSGVRGWTTGLRVGVGWHGGHCFHCAACRAGDFINCADAQVTGIHFDGGYAQYLCAPAEAVAAIPDELKAVDAAPLLCAGITVYNALRSSGARPGDVVAIQGLGGLGHLAVQYAQRMGFRTVAISHGDAKRALAQQLGAHHYIDTRAEDPAQSLLALGGARVILATAPSSPAIGTVLDGLAPNGSVMVVGADAQPIPVTPLQLIRGRHRLQGWASGSAQDSEDTMRFSTLTKVSPMVETYPLAQVSKAYERMITNQARFRVVLTMV is encoded by the coding sequence ATGGCGATCATGAAAGCAGCGCAGATCTCGGGACCGGGCGCGGATTTCGAACTGGTGGAGCGGCCGGTACCGGAACCCGGCCCGGGGCAGGTACGGGTCAAGGTCGAGGCCTGCGGTATCTGCCATAGTGATATGTTTGTGAAGGACGGTCTGTTCCCGGGCATTGAATACCCGCGGATTCCGGGCCATGAGGTGGCTGGCACCATCGACGCGCTGGGCTCGGGCGTGCGGGGATGGACGACCGGACTCAGGGTCGGCGTGGGCTGGCACGGTGGTCACTGCTTCCATTGCGCCGCCTGCCGGGCGGGCGACTTCATCAACTGCGCCGACGCGCAAGTCACCGGAATCCATTTCGACGGTGGTTATGCCCAGTACCTGTGTGCGCCTGCCGAGGCCGTGGCCGCGATCCCGGACGAACTCAAGGCGGTGGACGCCGCGCCCCTGCTGTGTGCCGGCATCACCGTCTACAACGCCCTGCGCAGCAGCGGCGCGCGACCCGGGGATGTCGTGGCAATCCAGGGACTCGGCGGCCTCGGACACCTCGCGGTGCAATACGCGCAACGCATGGGCTTCCGTACCGTAGCTATATCACATGGCGACGCCAAACGCGCCCTCGCGCAACAACTCGGGGCCCATCACTATATCGACACCCGTGCCGAGGATCCCGCGCAAAGCTTGCTGGCGCTGGGCGGAGCGCGGGTGATCCTCGCCACGGCACCATCGAGTCCCGCGATCGGTACCGTGCTCGACGGACTGGCGCCCAACGGGTCCGTCATGGTCGTTGGTGCGGACGCCCAACCGATACCAGTCACGCCACTACAACTGATCCGGGGACGTCACCGCCTGCAGGGCTGGGCCTCCGGCTCGGCGCAGGATTCGGAAGACACCATGCGCTTCAGCACGCTGACCAAAGTAAGTCCGATGGTCGAGACGTATCCTTTGGCGCAGGTGAGCAAGGCCTACGAACGGATGATCACCAACCAAGCCCGCTTCCGGGTGGTCTTGACTATGGTTTGA
- a CDS encoding DMSO reductase, with amino-acid sequence MRPAFSVIYLTTLIGAGQGLFLALYTSELYSVLAVLPAQSGRAFYALGSALALLLLVAGLIASFFHLGRPERAWRSAARWRTSWLSREVIALPVFMAAVFTYGALHFMGWNPVLLTVGPGIALRVTLVAGTVGVVLCLTLFVCTGMIYACLRFLQEWATPLTVVNFTLLGCASGFTLATAYAAYAGHGLVHFFGGWALILTALSFAGRSAALIRNARLRHKSSLQTAIGVRHTHIRQISQGAMGGSFNTREFFHGRSAALLRTIKWGSTILVFAVPAALLATAMSGQRPALLVAAFVLQYLGLLGERWLFFAQAEHPQNLYYQAA; translated from the coding sequence ATGCGTCCCGCCTTTTCCGTAATCTATCTGACCACTCTGATCGGCGCCGGGCAGGGCCTGTTTCTCGCCCTCTACACCAGTGAACTCTACTCGGTCCTCGCGGTGCTTCCGGCCCAGAGCGGGCGCGCGTTCTACGCCCTGGGCAGCGCGCTGGCGCTGTTGCTATTGGTGGCGGGTCTGATCGCGTCGTTCTTCCACCTGGGGCGCCCGGAGCGGGCTTGGCGTTCCGCTGCGCGCTGGCGCACCTCCTGGTTGTCCCGGGAAGTCATCGCGCTACCCGTGTTCATGGCCGCGGTGTTTACCTACGGTGCCCTGCACTTCATGGGTTGGAACCCGGTGCTGCTCACGGTGGGTCCCGGCATCGCGTTGCGCGTTACGCTGGTGGCGGGAACGGTCGGGGTGGTCCTGTGCCTCACACTTTTTGTTTGCACCGGAATGATCTATGCGTGCCTGCGTTTCCTGCAGGAATGGGCCACTCCGCTCACGGTGGTGAACTTCACCCTGCTGGGGTGCGCCTCCGGATTTACCCTGGCCACGGCCTATGCGGCCTACGCCGGTCATGGCCTAGTCCACTTCTTCGGGGGATGGGCGTTGATCCTGACCGCATTGAGTTTCGCGGGCCGGTCCGCGGCCCTGATCCGCAACGCGCGCCTGCGTCACAAGTCCAGCCTGCAGACCGCCATCGGCGTACGGCATACCCACATCCGCCAGATCTCCCAGGGGGCCATGGGCGGCTCCTTCAATACCCGCGAATTCTTCCATGGGCGTTCCGCGGCCCTGCTGCGCACCATAAAGTGGGGCTCTACGATCCTCGTGTTCGCGGTCCCCGCCGCGTTGCTGGCCACCGCCATGAGCGGCCAGCGGCCAGCGCTCCTCGTCGCGGCCTTTGTTCTCCAATACCTGGGTTTACTCGGGGAACGTTGGCTCTTCTTCGCGCAGGCGGAACACCCCCAGAATCTTTATTACCAGGCGGCGTAG
- a CDS encoding formate dehydrogenase, whose product MSKPSPAPKTEDKNTTCYMCACRCGIRVTLRDGEIRYIQGNPDHPINQGVICAKGASGIMKQYSPARLTKPLLRKPGAARGAGEFTEISWDQAFTLLEERLRRIRATDPKKFALFTGRDQMQALTGLFARQFGTPNYAAHGGFCSVNMAAGMIYTIGGSFWEFGGPDLERARLFIMIGTAEDHHSNPLKIAISKFKRNGGKFISVNPVRSGYSAIADEWVPIRPGTDAALLLALIHEIVQQGLYDRDFLTRYTNAAELVSQDEASDEYGLFVRTDKPVDEGCFDPQNKLWWDRILDRPVEPHQEDADPFLLGAFTLPDGSPVKPAFQLLVERVKDYTPEWAAGITGIPVETIRRLAREMGVTARDQKIELPIAWTDTWGRDHETVTGNPVAFHAMRGLAAHSNGFQTIRALSILMTVLGTIDRPGGFRHKAPFPRPIPPCAKTPRHPDAVQPDTPLAGMPLGWPANPDDLFVDDAGKPVRIDKAFSWEYPLAVHGLMHNVITNAWRGDPYSIDTLLIFMSNMAWNSTMNTVEVRHMLNDRDTDGEFKIPFLVVCDTFQSEMVAYADLVLPDTTYLERHDVMSMLDRPISEFDGPVDAVRIPVVPPTGECKPFQEVLVELAGRLKFPAFVNPDGSRKFRDYPDFIIHHETEPGSGIGFLAGWRGKGGEKFMKGEPNPNQWEMYAKNNCVFQYKLPPSYQYMRNWNQGYLEWAQRHRLTRYAEPILIHLYSEVLQKFRLAAQGKRPGRQPPDRLRKRIETYFDPLPFYYEPLEAQITDRTRYPLNAVTQRPMAMYHSWDSQNAWLRQIHAHNHLFLHPSVARANGCADGDWVWVESQWGRVRALCRYSEAVEPGTVWTWNAIGKAPGAWGLDPAANEVRKGFLLNHLITEELPTLTDGEHLSNSDPVTGQAGWYDVRVRIYPAGPDEPQLTSPEFATVPRAPGTAPQSPKRLAYRAGAGLMKKLFR is encoded by the coding sequence ATGAGCAAGCCATCCCCTGCTCCAAAGACCGAAGACAAGAACACCACCTGTTATATGTGCGCCTGCCGCTGCGGTATCCGGGTGACGCTGCGCGACGGCGAGATCCGCTATATCCAGGGCAATCCCGATCACCCAATCAATCAGGGCGTGATCTGCGCGAAGGGCGCCTCCGGCATCATGAAGCAATATTCGCCCGCGCGGCTGACCAAGCCCCTGCTGCGCAAACCCGGCGCGGCGCGCGGCGCGGGGGAATTCACCGAGATCTCCTGGGACCAGGCGTTCACACTCCTGGAAGAACGCCTGCGGCGCATTCGCGCCACCGACCCGAAGAAGTTCGCGCTGTTCACCGGCCGCGATCAGATGCAGGCCCTGACTGGTTTGTTCGCAAGGCAGTTCGGTACCCCCAACTATGCCGCCCACGGCGGTTTCTGTTCCGTCAATATGGCGGCCGGGATGATCTATACCATCGGCGGCTCGTTCTGGGAGTTCGGCGGGCCGGACCTGGAGCGCGCGCGGCTGTTCATCATGATCGGCACCGCCGAGGACCACCACTCCAACCCGCTCAAGATCGCGATCTCCAAATTCAAGCGCAACGGCGGGAAATTCATCTCCGTCAATCCGGTGCGCAGCGGCTATTCCGCCATCGCCGACGAGTGGGTCCCGATCCGCCCCGGCACCGACGCCGCCCTGCTGCTGGCCCTGATCCACGAGATCGTCCAGCAGGGGCTCTACGACCGGGACTTTCTCACCCGCTACACCAACGCCGCGGAACTGGTATCGCAAGACGAGGCCAGCGATGAGTACGGCCTGTTCGTGCGCACCGACAAACCGGTGGACGAGGGTTGCTTCGATCCCCAGAACAAGCTGTGGTGGGACCGGATACTCGACCGGCCGGTGGAACCTCATCAGGAGGACGCCGATCCGTTCCTGCTGGGCGCGTTCACGCTCCCCGACGGCAGCCCGGTCAAGCCGGCGTTCCAACTCCTGGTGGAGCGGGTAAAGGACTACACGCCGGAGTGGGCCGCGGGCATCACCGGGATCCCCGTGGAGACCATCCGGCGGCTGGCCCGCGAGATGGGCGTCACCGCGCGCGATCAGAAGATCGAACTGCCGATCGCCTGGACCGACACCTGGGGACGGGATCACGAGACGGTCACGGGAAACCCGGTGGCGTTCCATGCCATGCGCGGCTTGGCGGCGCACTCCAACGGTTTCCAAACCATCCGCGCCCTGTCGATCCTGATGACGGTGCTCGGCACCATCGACCGGCCCGGGGGCTTCCGGCACAAGGCCCCGTTCCCGCGCCCGATCCCCCCGTGCGCGAAGACTCCCCGTCACCCCGACGCGGTGCAACCCGACACACCGCTGGCCGGCATGCCGCTCGGCTGGCCCGCGAACCCCGATGATCTGTTCGTGGACGACGCGGGCAAGCCGGTGCGGATCGACAAGGCGTTCTCCTGGGAATACCCGCTGGCGGTGCACGGGCTCATGCACAACGTCATCACCAACGCTTGGCGGGGTGATCCCTATTCCATCGACACTCTGCTGATCTTCATGTCCAACATGGCATGGAACTCCACCATGAACACCGTGGAAGTCCGCCACATGCTCAACGACCGGGACACGGATGGGGAATTCAAGATCCCGTTCCTGGTGGTGTGCGACACATTCCAGTCGGAGATGGTCGCCTACGCCGACCTGGTGCTGCCGGACACCACCTATCTCGAACGCCACGACGTCATGTCGATGCTGGACCGGCCGATCTCCGAATTCGACGGCCCGGTGGACGCGGTGCGCATCCCGGTGGTCCCTCCCACCGGCGAATGCAAGCCGTTCCAGGAGGTATTGGTTGAACTGGCAGGCCGCCTGAAATTCCCGGCATTCGTCAACCCGGACGGCTCGCGCAAGTTCCGGGACTACCCGGATTTCATTATTCATCATGAAACCGAGCCCGGATCCGGCATCGGTTTCCTGGCCGGTTGGCGCGGCAAGGGTGGCGAGAAATTCATGAAGGGCGAGCCCAACCCCAATCAGTGGGAGATGTACGCCAAGAACAACTGCGTGTTCCAGTACAAGTTGCCGCCTTCCTATCAATACATGCGCAACTGGAACCAGGGCTATCTGGAATGGGCGCAGCGCCACCGTCTGACGCGCTATGCCGAACCCATCCTGATCCATCTCTATTCCGAGGTGTTGCAGAAATTCCGGCTCGCGGCCCAGGGCAAACGCCCCGGACGCCAACCGCCCGACCGGCTCCGTAAACGCATCGAGACCTACTTCGATCCGCTGCCGTTCTACTACGAACCGTTGGAGGCGCAAATCACGGATCGCACGCGCTACCCGCTCAACGCGGTCACCCAGCGGCCGATGGCCATGTACCACTCCTGGGACTCCCAGAACGCTTGGCTGCGCCAGATCCATGCGCACAACCATCTGTTCCTCCACCCAAGCGTGGCGCGCGCCAACGGATGCGCGGACGGCGATTGGGTCTGGGTGGAATCCCAATGGGGCCGGGTACGCGCCCTGTGCCGCTACTCGGAGGCGGTGGAACCCGGAACGGTGTGGACCTGGAACGCGATCGGCAAGGCCCCCGGGGCCTGGGGACTGGACCCTGCGGCCAACGAGGTCCGCAAGGGCTTCCTGCTGAACCATCTGATCACCGAGGAACTGCCGACCCTGACGGACGGGGAACACCTGTCCAACTCGGACCCGGTCACCGGGCAGGCCGGCTGGTACGACGTAAGGGTGCGTATCTACCCGGCCGGGCCCGACGAGCCGCAGCTGACATCCCCGGAGTTCGCCACGGTGCCGCGAGCACCCGGCACCGCACCGCAGAGCCCAAAGCGCCTCGCCTACCGGGCGGGCGCCGGCCTCATGAAAAAACTGTTTAGATAA
- a CDS encoding antibiotic biosynthesis monooxygenase, translated as MFVVTNRVPVAKEWWERFEERFRNRAGQVEKQVGFLSMEILRPVSPDTPYVVRTVWEDHAAFEAWIRSDDFQAAHRNPLPKEAYAGQGGLEQHEIVIQARRP; from the coding sequence ATGTTCGTGGTAACCAATCGTGTGCCGGTGGCCAAGGAATGGTGGGAACGGTTCGAAGAGCGGTTTCGCAATCGCGCTGGACAGGTGGAAAAGCAGGTGGGATTCCTGAGCATGGAGATTCTCCGCCCGGTGAGCCCGGACACGCCCTATGTAGTACGCACTGTGTGGGAAGACCACGCGGCGTTCGAGGCCTGGATCCGCAGCGACGACTTCCAGGCCGCGCACCGCAACCCGCTGCCGAAGGAGGCCTACGCGGGCCAGGGCGGCCTGGAACAGCACGAGATCGTGATCCAGGCCAGGAGGCCTTGA
- a CDS encoding ferredoxin codes for MTQLALIIDLNVCVGCSACVTSCKEWNTSGSAGPLVDLNPYGPDPSGTFFNRVQTFEVGTYPNTQTVHFPKSCLHCEDPPCVPVCPTGASYKRPEDGIVLVDYDKCIGCKYCSWACPYGVREVDAQRRVMTKCTLCVDRIYDESLPERERKPACVLACPTNARLFGDVHDPESEVSLMIREQGGYQLMPEWGTRPANHYLPLRKTSIRIHDDQLVRADNPLKKESRLPKPGLEEPSLDDVTSW; via the coding sequence ATGACCCAGCTCGCCCTCATCATTGACCTGAACGTCTGTGTCGGGTGCAGCGCATGCGTGACCAGCTGCAAGGAATGGAACACCTCCGGCAGCGCCGGCCCCCTGGTAGACCTCAATCCCTACGGGCCGGACCCCAGCGGCACGTTTTTCAACCGGGTACAGACCTTCGAGGTGGGCACCTATCCCAATACCCAGACGGTCCACTTCCCCAAGTCCTGCTTGCACTGCGAGGATCCGCCCTGCGTGCCGGTGTGCCCCACTGGCGCCAGCTACAAGCGGCCCGAGGACGGCATCGTACTGGTGGATTACGACAAGTGCATCGGCTGCAAATATTGCTCATGGGCTTGCCCCTACGGCGTACGCGAGGTGGACGCGCAGCGTCGCGTGATGACAAAATGTACACTGTGCGTCGACCGGATCTACGACGAATCGCTTCCGGAGCGGGAGCGCAAGCCGGCGTGCGTGCTGGCCTGCCCCACCAACGCGCGTCTGTTCGGAGACGTGCACGACCCGGAGTCCGAGGTCTCGCTGATGATCCGCGAACAGGGCGGCTATCAACTTATGCCAGAATGGGGCACGCGGCCCGCGAACCACTACCTACCACTGCGCAAGACCTCGATCCGCATCCATGACGACCAGTTGGTGCGCGCAGACAACCCACTGAAAAAGGAATCACGGCTGCCAAAACCGGGTCTCGAAGAGCCGTCTCTGGACGATGTGACGAGCTGGTAG
- a CDS encoding aminoacyl-tRNA hydrolase: MIFVTDDLQLDEREIRARFIRASGPGGQNVNKVATAVQLRFDVARSASLPDPVRERLIRLAGKRINNDGILVIDARRFRTQERNRRDAVERLVSWIRRAAERPTPRIATRQSLGSKRRQLDEKRRRGVAKRLRAGVPRDE, encoded by the coding sequence ATGATCTTCGTTACCGACGACCTGCAGTTGGACGAGCGCGAGATCAGGGCGCGGTTTATCCGCGCCTCGGGTCCCGGGGGGCAGAACGTCAACAAGGTCGCCACCGCCGTCCAACTGCGTTTCGACGTGGCCCGCTCGGCCTCCCTGCCGGATCCGGTGCGGGAACGCCTCATCCGCCTTGCGGGCAAACGCATCAATAACGATGGAATCCTGGTGATCGATGCGCGGCGGTTCCGGACCCAGGAGCGCAACCGCCGGGACGCCGTGGAGCGGCTGGTAAGCTGGATTCGCAGGGCCGCGGAGCGCCCGACACCACGTATCGCCACCCGGCAGAGTCTCGGGTCGAAGCGTCGCCAGTTGGACGAAAAGCGCCGGCGCGGTGTCGCTAAGCGGCTTCGCGCCGGCGTACCGCGGGACGAGTAG